The DNA segment TTGAATCAAATTTGGGAAAGTGGTAGACTGTTTCATAGGGACGCTCCTTTTTAAATTGTTTGTGTCGTAACAACAATTTTACTAAAAGGGCGTCCTTTTTTGTAGTTTTTTAATGGATTTAATTGGTTAATCAACACTCTTGCTTTTTGGTATTATTTTTTAGATTTTATTGGTTAATCAACACGCATGACAATAAGTCTAAAGAAAGTGTAAATGGTGATTTTTGGTTATGCTCGTGTCAGTACAGAAAAACAGAATTTAGATATGCAACTAGATGCCTTACAGAAATTTAGTGATATGGATGTTCACTTTGTGTCCATTACCGATAATATTGACACCTCGACAGCCATTGGGAAATTCTTCTTTCGTACCATGGCAAGTATTGCAGAACTGGAACGAGATATCATTAGAGAACGGACAAAATCAGGGTTGCAAGCAGCAAGGTCCAGAGGGAAAAAGGGTGGTAGACCTACCAAGAGAGAAGATAAAGTAGAGGTTGCAATTAAAATGTATAAGAGTAAAGACTATTCAATTAAAGAAATTACCGAAATGACAGGACTCAGCAAAACAACACTGTATCGATATTTAGAGAAAGCTTAAAATGGGTTGCTTCGCTCCACTTTACAATTTATGTAAGTATTATGACGGACTAGAGCAGCAACCCTGTGTTCGAGCCTAAAAGGATAGAATCTACCATCAAATTAATTAACTGTGAACCCGATGAGTCACCATTCAATAATCAAACTATCTTGGAATCTATGAAAGCTCTTTAGTCCTTTTGATACTTCATCCTGCTCTCTTCCATTCTCCTATCAATCCGAATTTTAAATTTCCACCCATTTCCACTCCTGTTCCGGTGCGTACGAGAGAACTTACAAAATGGACACAATTGAAAATACGAGATTCTAAATGAGAGGAAACTAATCGTAAGTTCAGTTATAAAAAGGCTGTTTTCGCAAAGTTTGTTGTTATTCGTATCAGTTGAAAATCTATGATGCAGTTTAGTTTGGGGCATTTTTTACGAAAAGCGGAAGTGGCTGCTCAGGGACGGCAGGCATCTGGCAGAACACGTAGTGAATCCTGATTCACGAAGGGGGCTGACAAATGCCCGAGTCCCTAGCCACTGCAGCTGGATCACGAAAAGCGGAAGTGGCTGCCCTGCGGCGTCAGGCAAATGAAGAACTCGGAGGTGATGCCTGCATCGCTGGAGGGTTTTTCATTTGACCCCGAGCCGCAAGCCACCGTAGCTGGATCCGTCTGTTTTTCATGGAAATTAACTGTGAAATAGAGGATTTCGTTAAAATAGACAAAATGGATACGAAAAGAGCCTAACAAAAAGAGAACCTCTTCCTAAACAGCTACGAAAACCAGTGCCTCAGCAGCTAGAGCTTCCCATTTTCTTTGGTCAGAAACCGAGATCCATCCATTCATCACACGACCAGGCATCGGTTCAAACGGACTTCCTTCTTCTGAAGATAGTAACTGTTCTTGTTTTTCCACTGGTAGCTTAAACACCATTTCATTATTATGAAACATCGCGAACACTTTTCGGTTCCGTTTGAGACATTTCGCTCCAAACATCGATCCTTTCACTGCGTTCTCAGTTAGAACAAAATGTTCAGCAATCACATGATATTTTTCTTCTGCAGACATCTTTTTTCCTCCTTTATATTCAAACATCACTTTTTATCTAAGAGAGGCGAGAATACCTCCTTCTTCAAGGAATGAGATGGGCGTATCCCAATGAGTAAGTGGTGGGAAGTTCAACTTTTACCTATAAATGAAAGGCTCTTTTCGTATACATTGTGGCTATTTCATATTATTTTTGATTAAATCTTCCATTTCACTGTTGAATTCCTTCAAAAACAGACGAAATGATACCCGAAACAAAGCTATATCATAGATGATAAACTGATTCGAAAAGCAACAAACTTTGCGAAAACAGCCTAACGAAAAGAAGAAGCCCTCTCCTGCCTTTTACTGATTTTTGATTTAATATCTACCTTCTTTCCTAATCTTGGTACCCAAATCAAGAATTCTTTCCTTCGACTATTGCTATAAAAACAGTGTTCACTGACCGAACGAACATTGTTAACATATTAACAAACCTTACTTCCTTCATTTAAACAAGTTACTAAAAGGTAACATTTAATATGTGAATTAAAATTTACCATGTTTATTTCCTAACGTCAACATTATCGTTAAATCAAACAACGTGAACTACACGCGACTTAACACCTTTACGGGTCGTTTGAAGTGGGTGCTTCTTGGGAAGTAATTTGTGAATTTGCTAAAGCAAGGCTATCCACTTCCTTTAGAAACGGAAATTCAGCTTTATATTGTGCAGGAGTAGGATGTTTAATAGATTTGTCTATGCATTCTTGAGATTTTTTATAAGAATTGATTCTATCAGCAAGCATTTTGTTATACACCAAACGCACACATGCGAAGGTTTTTGCGAACAATATTCGTTGTTCCTTATTTGGATAGAGACGATACTTATATGCTTTCAACATTACCAACACCTACTTCCTACCTTGCTTTTCAATGGACTGTTTGACTGATTCTATGGAAGCACCGCCCGTTGTAATCAAACAGAAGCTTCTTGACCAAAACGTTTCTTTCCAAAGCTTTTTACGAACCAAGGGATAGTCACGTTTTATCAATCGAGAACTGGCACTCTTATAAGCATTTAGAAACTTAGATAATTCACTATTAGGATGTGCATTGAACATGACCTGTATATGGTCTTTATCGTGATTCCAATCTTCAACCGAAATATTATACGACTGGCCTATTCTCACAAAAATATCTTTTGCATAGTTTGACATACTATCATCAAATATTTGTCTACGATATTTCACTACCAATACTAGATGATAGTGCAAAAGAAAGACTGAATGTTTATTACTATCTAATTTCATTATGTTATCAAACTTTCTGTATGTACAGACTGATTTTAACATAATTTGCTAATAGCTACAAATACTTTGGCTGACGCCAACCGAAAATTCATCTCCCACATACTCATTGGGCTACGCCCTTCACATTCCTTGAAGTGAGAGAATTCTTTTCGGAAACCTAGTTAAAATTTGCAAAGTTAAACACTCTTCCTGATGGCATATTCATGATTTCTCCAACAGGGATATCGATTAATTTAATGAAAATTCAGTCTATTAAACATGAATAAACGCAATCTAAAGTTGATAAATTTGACTCTACCCAGAAAAAGAGTTACTTATTCCAGAATTGCAATCTATGTTAACAGTCATACTCCCTCTATTTGCCTTTGAAAAGAAAGCTTGACGAGGAAAATGGTTCACTACTATCCTTCTCTTTAATCATAATCTTCGCTTCTTTCTCACGCGACAAAATTCTGACGGGATTTTCCACAGTAATCGCTAAATCACCATTTGCATTCGGTTGAAAAAATGTATCCCCCCTTATCGACCCTACTTGAATTTCCACATTGTGTTTGGGACCAAAGGCAACGAACCCTCCACCTTCACGTTCAAGTGTCACTGAGTACATTTTTGCAGGATCAAGGTTTCTCAACGATATAATGACTTTAAACCGGCCATTCTCATACTGTTGTGCATCATACACAACGACAATGTTTCCTACATCTGCATCAAATGAAAGCTCTGCAGTTTCATAAGGATTCACAGCCACCGCTTTATCTGAGGATGTGGTCTTTTCAGTTGACGAACAGCCTGAATATAGCAACACAATCACGACCAATACAAAAAATATACGCATGAAGATTTCTCCCCCTCTAGACAAATTGGCTATTTCTCTCTCATATCAGAAAAAAAAGAGAAAAAGGAACATTGTCCATTTTCCCTTTTCCTCTTAATTCTTTATCTCTGCTCCCAATTCCTTCCCAAGGGCAAGAATCGAGCGATTTATTCGCCAAATATAATATAGATGATGAATATAATCTATTTGACAGTGCAGTCTGTTTGGTGACAGTGTTTCGATGGATTCTCGTTCTCGTTTTAAACTCCAAAGATCCACTGAGGTTTCTTTTTCCTGAATCATTTCTTGTACACTTTGTATATTTTCCTTCAATTTTGATTCTGTTATTTGAAGAACCTGCAATATTTCTAGGCTTGTTTGATCAGAAACTTGCCGATGCGAGGAAGCTAATAGATGCTTTGCGTAGTAATTTATAGCTGTCATAACTGTAATCCAGCGTCCGATTCCAGAACGAGTCCTGCCTCCAGGTCGAAGTAATAGCGATTGTGCTTCCTCCCTCATATTTTTCATTTTCAAATCGAGAGCGAAAGCTTGATCGGTTAGGACAGTCTCTTCTTTTTTCGAAAAACTAGCAAGATAAGCTGTTAGGTAACTAGACAGTTCTTCCAGAAACTCGTCGATTCCCTCGGTCACCTTGTCACTTGTTTTCTTCGGAAGAACAAAAGCCGACACACATAAGGCAATCGTAGCGCCAATAATCGTATCAATGACACGGGCACCCATCAATTGCATACTAATTCCACCCAATAATAAATCATACATAAATGCAATCAGCATGGTAATAAACAAACTCATTAGCGTGTAGGAAATCGTAAAAAAGTAAAAAGCAAGAAATAATACAGTAAATAGGAGAACTACTTCAAGCTCAGAATAACCAGTAATTAGGCTCGCTACAGAAAAGCCGATAATCGCTCCGAGCACTGTACCGACAGAGCGTTGAAAAGCTTTAACATACGTTCGTCCGACTGTCTCGGTTCCCATATTAATAATAAAGGTCGTTAATAAAACCCAATAGGGTTGAGCAGGGGCAATCATTACACCAAGCGTAATTGCGAGCGTTCCTCCTACTAACGCTTGAATCGCTTTTCTCGTTGATGTTTTTAACGTTTTTGTTTCTTCGTTGTTATGAACAACATACTCTTCCTCCACTATTTCAGATACTTCAACAGACAGTGCAGCCTCAGAAAAATTTCTGAGCGACTCTTGTATGGTAAAAGCGGCTTCAACAACATGATTGGCAATTGATTCGATTCGGCGTATAGGGTACACCCAGTCTGGAGGTTTTTCTTCTGTGTTCAATGCATCCGCTAGAAGAAGTCTAAGTGCTTGAACTGCGGTTTCCGCTTCCCTAAGAAGTTGAGTTTCATAGTTCGGGGATAACACCTCAGCGTCTCGAAGAGATGAAATGACCCATACCAATAAATTTCGGATTTCAGTGGATTGTAATTCCTCAAGCTCCTGTAGACGTTCAATCGATTCCATTATGGTTTGAATCAGCATTTCAGTGTCAAAAACGTAAAGCCGTAACTGAGAAGCTTGGATACCTGGCCATAAGTTTCGTAAATCATCATCATTTATATCCGCAGCTACGATTCTAGCGTATTCATTTAGGACAAGGACGTTTTTTGCTAAGCGCTTTTTTACTTTCTCACTTGAGTCAGGTTCCTCAATCATTTCCATAAGGAGTGAAAACGTCAAATTTGATTGTATATGAAAAGAGCGCATCCCTCGCCTAAGCATATGGAAGGACTCTTTAAACACAATGAAATTAAATAAATACGCATAAATAACACCTATAAGGATGCCAATATAAAACCAAAAAAGGTGGGTAGCATCCAACTGCAATATGGATGAGAAATATATCGTTAAAAATACCGTTGTTCCAATCGAAAAATAACGGATCGCGTATACTGAAAAATAAAAAGCACTAAAAATGGTCCCCAGCATGAAGACATTTAAGATAAATGGAGAGGAGGCCAATATTGCTCCAAGGGTAATCCCTATCACTGCCGCTCCTCCAACCCACCAAGTGGTAGCCTTTTTCTTCGTGATCGAGTCGTCCATAACAAAAAAGATTCCGATCAATCCAGCGATACCAGACACGATGGCTGGTGTAATGGGACCCGCACCAAATATTTTTAATAATACGACCATTGTCATCGATGCAGATACTAAACTAATAGTTGCTTTTCCTGCTTGTTGAAATCGTTTACGGCCAGGATCAGATGCAAGAAATCGCCCTAGCCAGATATTTTGTTTATGTAAGTGTTTCATTCCTGATCATACCTTCAATCTTTCTTAATATTCTTTACTTTCATCTTACCCTCTCTCGTTAAAAAGTAACCTAATTGATCGTTCGCAGTGTTTTTTTATTCAAGGCTCTTTCCGAAAAGTTAATTGCCTTTAGGACTAGTCTATAAACAATGATCTAGCTTGGTTTTCGGTCACCTTTTCATAATTATTTTATTAGAGTATCTGCAAAAATTGATGTTTACGTAAGACTCTGTGCATAAAATTTGTTTCTCCTTATACAAAGAAAAACAGGCAGTATGTTTTTTTCGAGGTTTTCCTTATTTTTTATTTAGAAATCAAAATTTTCTTGTTAGGATAAAAGCGCGAAGTCTTACAAATCTAAGGTCTTATTCTTAATCGAAGGCTCTTTTCGTATACATTGTTGCTCTTGACACAAAGAAAAAAAGGCAGTAGGGTTTTTTCGATTGATTTCTTCTTTTTTATCTAGAAATGAAGAATTTTTCATTAGGAAAAGAGCAAGAAATCATACAAGTCAAGGGATTCCTTTTTATTCGAAAAGCCACAATCTTTGCGAAAACAGCCTTATTTAAAAAGCAAGGTTAATAGCATCAATATATACAAAAAGAGCCTAATAAATATATTATTTATTTTTACGGTGTTTGAAACGTTAAATCATTTCTTATGTTCACGGCTACTTCTTATTAAAGAAAAAGACGAGGAATCCCTCATCTTTTTCTGTCCGCACAATTATTCATGTATCGCTAAAACCGCTCCTGCCAGGTCTTGAATTACACAAAATAACGTTTGCCCCATTAGTCGTGGTCCATCTAGAATTTGACCGCCATTTTCAACACATACCTTGGCACTTTCCGTTACATCCTCTACATTAACATACATCAACCATTGTAGTGGAAGATTTGCATTTCCCCCTTTTGCATGACAAATACCTGCGACTACATCTCCAGTTGGAGTCTTCATTTCAAAATCATGATAATCTCCCATCCTATGAGGACTGGATTCCCAACCAATTACCTTGCAATAGAAATTCTTCACTGCTTCAGCATGCTCGACCGTGAGATCACGCCATTGAATTTGACCGATTTTCTTAGTCTTTTCAATACTCATAAGAATTTCTCCTCTATAACAGCTTTTTTTATTTGCCTCTTTTCGTATACATCGTGGCAATTTCATGGGTGATAAACTGATCCGAAAAGCCACAAGTATTGAGAAAACAGCCTTTTAATATGAACAATAATTGGGTATTTTCCAATAGATATTCCAACTATGATAAAGAGTATATATAATGAATTTTCTTTAAAAAATATGGAGAGGATTTCGATATTATCCTTCTGCTAACAACTTTTTCAAACTTACCATTTGTACACAAAGACATAACACTTCTATCGCTTTATCAAGTTCTTCCAGCGAAACAAAGGTAGGAGCAATACGAATGTTCCGGTCTCGTGGATCATTCTGGTAAGGAAAAGTTGCTCCAGCGTTTGTCAAAGTGACACCCACTTCAGCTGCCAGCTTAACGACCTCCTTGGCACAGCCATCTAACGTATTAAGGCTGATAAAATATCCGCCATTCGGTTTATGCCAAGTAGCCAAATTTTGATTACCTAATTCTGTTTCTAGTTTGCTTAAGACAAGATCAAATTTTGGTTTGATGATGGCGGCATGCTTTTTCATGTGATTAGATAAATTCTGCACATTTTTCAAAAAACGAACGTGACGAAGTTGATTGATTTTATCCGGACCAATTGTTTGAATCGACATTAATTTTTTGAGGAAAGTTAAATTTTCTGGACTTGCACCCATCACGCTTACCCCAGAACCTGGGAAGGTAACCTTCGAAGTAGAGCTAAACATAAATACCCGATGAGGATTTTCAGTTGCTTTACAGCTAGTTAAAATATTCTTCACCGTATCTGGAGTTTCTGTTAAATGATGAACAGTGTAGGCATCGTCCCAAAATATTCTGAAATCCGTTGCAGCTGTCTCCATTTCTGCGAGTCTGTCGACGGTTTCATCGGTGTACGTAATACCATCTGGATTACTATATTTAGGAACACACCAAATCCCCTTAATTGAATCATCTTCCTTAACGAGCTTTTCCACTTGATTCATATCTGGTCCTGTCGGGAGCATATCAATCACGATCATTTCAATATTAAATAGTTCACAGATGGAAAAATGGCGATCATAACCAGGACTTGGGCACAGAAATTTAACAACAGGAAGTTGACCCCATGCTGTTTCGCTGCCATAAACCCCATGAGACATGGCTTTTGAAATCGTATCGTACATGAGATTCAGACTTGAATTTCCGCCAATCATCACTTCGTCCTTGCTTACTTCAAGGACGTCAGCGAACAATTCTTTCGCTTCCGGAATGCCATCAAGGCCACCGTAATTTCGATAATCTGTTCCGTTATGAAAGAGATCTTCTGCAGATAAATTAGTAATCATCTCTACTGAGAGATCGAGCTGTTCAGAAGAAGGTTTTCCTCTCGACATATCTAGCTTTAAATTTCGGCGTTTATACTCATTTATTTTTGCTGAAATAATTTCCAATTGATCGGAGATACTTTTTACTTGTTTATTTTCAATCTTGCTCATTTTATTCAACTCCCTAGTATTCATTGACCAAATTATACCACAACTTTTGTGCATCCTAAATCACGAAAGTAAGCGAACAGCTTAACCATCTCAAACTCTCAGCAATCTCTACCCTTTCACTTGAACTGTTCGAAAATTACCAGATTGTTTCAAGGTAAGAATAGGTATCCAAGTATCATATTCTTTGGCGGTTAAAGTGCCTTTCATTCCCTCACTCTTTAAGAAAATTACATGTCTACTGAATTATTTTATGAGTGAAAAGGAAAGTGGTTATAATTAAATAACTCTTTTTCAAATTGGTAGATCTCTTCTACTTTGAGGATTTCTTTTTACGAATCTGAAATTTGATTGGAATCTAATCAGTTAATCGAATAAACAAAAAACTTAAAATTCCGTCTATTCAATCAACTATATCTTATTTTGGGGATAACAATGTATAATCCTTCTAAGGAAATCATTTGAATATTCTAGGAGGACACTCGAATGAAAAAGATTGGTTTACTGCCTAAAATACTTTTAGGAATTAGTTTTGGAATTGTAGTAGGTGCGTTTTCGCCCCAGGAGTTCGTAAGACTTTTGGCTACCTTTAATGGGTTATTTGGTAATTTTCTTGGATTCACGATTCCATTAATCATCATTGGATTTATTGCGCCAGGAATCGGAACTATGGGCAAAGGGGCAGGCAAACTTCTCGGTGTAACAACGGTTCTGGCATACGGCTCAACGGTTTTAGCTGGACTATTGGCGTTTACAGTCGCAAAAAGTACTTTTCCTACATTATTAGTGAATCAAACTTCTTCATCTTTCGAAAATCCCGAAGAAGCCCTATTAAAAGGATTTTTCACAGTTGAAATGCCTCCACTCATGGGAGTAATGACCGCCCTGCTGATTGCTTTTACGCTTGGTCTAGGAATGGCTGCCATCAAAGGGGATGCACTGCAAAAAGGAATGAATGAATTTAAAATGATCGTTGAACTTGTCATTGAAAAAATCATTATTCCTCTTTTACCGTTGCACATCCTTGGCATTTTTGCCAACATGACACAAGGCGGACAAGTTAGTACAATCATGTCTGTCTTTGCTAAAGTGTTTGTATTGATTTTGATCCTTCACGGCCTCTTCTTACTATTTCAATACATTGTTGCCGGGTCCATTCGAAAACAAAGCCCATTCATGATGATAAAAGAGATGCTTCCTGCTTATTTCACCGCTCTTGGAACGCAATCTTCTGCATCCACCATTCCAGTCACGTTGGAGCGCTCGAAAAAATTAGGAGTAAGAGAACGTATTGCCGATTTTTCCGTTCCATTACTGGCGACGATTCATCTATCAGGTAGCACGATCACCCTCGTGAGTTGCGCGATGGCCGTCATGTTTATTCAAGGTGAAGCCCTCTTGTTCAGTCAATTATTTCCCTTCATCTTGATGCTTGGAATTACGATGATTGCTGCACCTGGAGTTCCTGGAGGTGCTGTGATGGCCGCGCTTGGCTTACTTGAAACGATGCTTGGATTTGGTCCAACCATGACCTCATTGATGATAGCCTTGTATCTGGCTCAAGATAGCTTTGGTACAGCTTGCAACGTAACTGGTGATGGTGCGATTACTTCTATCGTTGACAAACTAACTCAAAAAAAACAGGGTATTGTTAGTCAGGTGAAAGCTAGCTAGGAAACGATACATTAAAGTTGAAGT comes from the Bacillus sp. 2205SS5-2 genome and includes:
- a CDS encoding recombinase family protein: MIFGYARVSTEKQNLDMQLDALQKFSDMDVHFVSITDNIDTSTAIGKFFFRTMASIAELERDIIRERTKSGLQAARSRGKKGGRPTKREDKVEVAIKMYKSKDYSIKEITEMTGLSKTTLYRYLEKA
- the tnpA gene encoding IS200/IS605 family transposase, translated to MKLDSNKHSVFLLHYHLVLVVKYRRQIFDDSMSNYAKDIFVRIGQSYNISVEDWNHDKDHIQVMFNAHPNSELSKFLNAYKSASSRLIKRDYPLVRKKLWKETFWSRSFCLITTGGASIESVKQSIEKQGRK
- a CDS encoding FUSC family protein, which codes for MKHLHKQNIWLGRFLASDPGRKRFQQAGKATISLVSASMTMVVLLKIFGAGPITPAIVSGIAGLIGIFFVMDDSITKKKATTWWVGGAAVIGITLGAILASSPFILNVFMLGTIFSAFYFSVYAIRYFSIGTTVFLTIYFSSILQLDATHLFWFYIGILIGVIYAYLFNFIVFKESFHMLRRGMRSFHIQSNLTFSLLMEMIEEPDSSEKVKKRLAKNVLVLNEYARIVAADINDDDLRNLWPGIQASQLRLYVFDTEMLIQTIMESIERLQELEELQSTEIRNLLVWVISSLRDAEVLSPNYETQLLREAETAVQALRLLLADALNTEEKPPDWVYPIRRIESIANHVVEAAFTIQESLRNFSEAALSVEVSEIVEEEYVVHNNEETKTLKTSTRKAIQALVGGTLAITLGVMIAPAQPYWVLLTTFIINMGTETVGRTYVKAFQRSVGTVLGAIIGFSVASLITGYSELEVVLLFTVLFLAFYFFTISYTLMSLFITMLIAFMYDLLLGGISMQLMGARVIDTIIGATIALCVSAFVLPKKTSDKVTEGIDEFLEELSSYLTAYLASFSKKEETVLTDQAFALDLKMKNMREEAQSLLLRPGGRTRSGIGRWITVMTAINYYAKHLLASSHRQVSDQTSLEILQVLQITESKLKENIQSVQEMIQEKETSVDLWSLKRERESIETLSPNRLHCQIDYIHHLYYIWRINRSILALGKELGAEIKN
- a CDS encoding VOC family protein, with translation MSIEKTKKIGQIQWRDLTVEHAEAVKNFYCKVIGWESSPHRMGDYHDFEMKTPTGDVVAGICHAKGGNANLPLQWLMYVNVEDVTESAKVCVENGGQILDGPRLMGQTLFCVIQDLAGAVLAIHE
- a CDS encoding aminotransferase class I/II-fold pyridoxal phosphate-dependent enzyme, producing the protein MSKIENKQVKSISDQLEIISAKINEYKRRNLKLDMSRGKPSSEQLDLSVEMITNLSAEDLFHNGTDYRNYGGLDGIPEAKELFADVLEVSKDEVMIGGNSSLNLMYDTISKAMSHGVYGSETAWGQLPVVKFLCPSPGYDRHFSICELFNIEMIVIDMLPTGPDMNQVEKLVKEDDSIKGIWCVPKYSNPDGITYTDETVDRLAEMETAATDFRIFWDDAYTVHHLTETPDTVKNILTSCKATENPHRVFMFSSTSKVTFPGSGVSVMGASPENLTFLKKLMSIQTIGPDKINQLRHVRFLKNVQNLSNHMKKHAAIIKPKFDLVLSKLETELGNQNLATWHKPNGGYFISLNTLDGCAKEVVKLAAEVGVTLTNAGATFPYQNDPRDRNIRIAPTFVSLEELDKAIEVLCLCVQMVSLKKLLAEG
- a CDS encoding dicarboxylate/amino acid:cation symporter, with product MKKIGLLPKILLGISFGIVVGAFSPQEFVRLLATFNGLFGNFLGFTIPLIIIGFIAPGIGTMGKGAGKLLGVTTVLAYGSTVLAGLLAFTVAKSTFPTLLVNQTSSSFENPEEALLKGFFTVEMPPLMGVMTALLIAFTLGLGMAAIKGDALQKGMNEFKMIVELVIEKIIIPLLPLHILGIFANMTQGGQVSTIMSVFAKVFVLILILHGLFLLFQYIVAGSIRKQSPFMMIKEMLPAYFTALGTQSSASTIPVTLERSKKLGVRERIADFSVPLLATIHLSGSTITLVSCAMAVMFIQGEALLFSQLFPFILMLGITMIAAPGVPGGAVMAALGLLETMLGFGPTMTSLMIALYLAQDSFGTACNVTGDGAITSIVDKLTQKKQGIVSQVKAS